One segment of Calditrichota bacterium DNA contains the following:
- a CDS encoding phosphatidylserine decarboxylase family protein gives MRLAPEGAGIIAASAALVLVAVVASLLVDGGRLLFLPALAVLWFLAVVQFFRDPERVPPRGSELILSPADGKIISVGPAPRSPLDPPGKRVSIFMSPINVHVNRAPAAGKVVSVEHFDGKFLSAFKEEASRENERTMIAMETASGRIAFSQIAGFLARRIVFHPKPGDSLNSGERVGMIKFGSRVDLHLPDNVAIRVAVGDRVAAGETVIGVFKDAQ, from the coding sequence ATGAGGCTGGCACCGGAAGGCGCGGGGATTATCGCGGCGAGCGCTGCACTGGTGCTCGTCGCGGTCGTGGCGTCATTGCTGGTCGATGGGGGGAGGTTGCTCTTCCTGCCGGCGCTGGCGGTGCTCTGGTTCCTGGCGGTGGTGCAGTTCTTTCGGGATCCCGAGCGGGTGCCTCCGCGTGGATCCGAACTGATCCTGTCGCCGGCGGACGGGAAGATCATCTCGGTCGGACCGGCGCCGCGAAGCCCGCTCGACCCGCCGGGTAAGCGGGTTTCCATCTTTATGTCGCCGATCAATGTCCATGTCAACCGGGCGCCCGCCGCCGGGAAGGTGGTCTCGGTCGAGCACTTCGACGGGAAGTTCCTTTCGGCTTTCAAAGAAGAGGCCTCCCGTGAAAACGAGCGGACGATGATTGCGATGGAGACTGCCTCGGGCCGGATCGCCTTTTCGCAGATTGCCGGCTTTCTGGCGCGAAGGATTGTCTTTCATCCGAAACCGGGCGATTCGCTCAATTCCGGCGAGCGAGTCGGGATGATCAAGTTCGGCTCAAGGGTTGATCTGCACTTGCCGGATAACGTTGCCATTCGGGTCGCGGTGGGTGACCGGGTGGCAGCGGGTGAGACTGTTATAGGAGTCTTCAAGGATGCGCAATAG